AATCAGCGCGTTCTTCAAAACGTGTCTGAAAAGCACGGCGTTCATCTTCAGACCTTTGGAGAAGGCGAGTCTGACATAGTCGTTTTTCATCTGCTCCATCACGGTGTTCCTGGTGTATCTTATCACGGCCGCAATCAAAGGAAGGGCGATCGCCACGGCCGGAAGCAGAAGCGATTTGAAAGCCTCCACGGGATCGACGCTCCAGGGTGTGTAACCTCCCGGCGAGACCCACCTGAGAGTGAGGCCGAAAATATACATCAGGATTATGCCTGTCCAGAAGGAAGGCACGGCCATCCCTATCTGCGAGATGATGGAGATCAAAATACCGGGCAGTCTGTCGCCGTATCTGGCGCTCAAGATTCCCAGAGGCACGCCGATAATCACAATCAAAGCCATGGAGATCAACGCCAGCGAGAGTGTCACCGGCAATCTATCTAGTATCAATTCCGAGACGGGCCTCGAGTATCTTATCGATTGACCCAGATCGCCCGTGAAGAGGCCTGTAATCCACCCAAAAAACCTTTTAGAAAGCGGCTCGTCCAGTCCCAGCTCCTCGGAAAGCGCTCTAATCTTGGCTTCATCGGCATCGACCCCCAGCCTTGCCAGTACGGGGTCTCCCGGGATGATCTCGAAAGTGACGAACGTTATCATCGAGACCAGGAAAACCGTCGCAAGCATCGCAAAGAGCTTTCTGAGGTAGATATACACGGGTTTCTCCGGTTCTACTTGTAGTATAGTGTGGACATATCCTGTACGTAAAGAGGATAGACGTTGTACCCGAAAAGGTTCGGTGCTAGTGCCACAATGAAGTTCGGGTCCATTATATATACGGCGACGGCCTCCTCTGTGAGCAGCACCTGCGCCTGCTTGAAGAGCGCGGCCTTTTTGTCTATATCTGTCTGCTTTATGGCTGAGTTGACCAGCTCATCGTACCGGGGGTTGAAGTAGTTGTAGAAGTTCCTCGGATAGTCGCTCAGGTACCTCTTCAAGATATCGTACGCGCTGAGCTTCCCGGTGAGCCCCACTATCGTCATTTCATAATCTCTTCCCGTGTAAACCCTGTCCAGCCATATGCTCCACTCTATTAACTCGATTTCGGCCGTGATTCCTACCTTTTTCAGTTGCTCGACGATCACCTGAGCCGTATCGACATGGAACTGGTAGTTGGAGGGGACAGTTATCTTCGTCTTGAATCCTTCCGGGTAGCCGGCCTGAGCGAGAAGCGATTTGGCCGCGACGACATCGGTTTTGTAGTAATCTTCTAGCCCTTCCTGGTAGTATCTCTCCATTATCGGCGACATGTTGGAACCTAGCGCCGTACCGTAACCGTTGGCGACTATCTCTATGATCTCTTCCTTGTCTATGGCCAGGTTTATAGCCTTTCTCACCTTCAGATCATCAAAGGGCTCTCTTGCGAGGTTCATGGCCATAAGCTGCACCATGTTCTGTTCGGCACTTATTAGGTTGTATCTGTCCATCAGAATATCGGCCTGTATCGCATCCAGCCTGGGAAGCATCTGGACCTCCCCGGCCATGAAGCTCATGAGCGCGGCCTGGTTGTCCGGTATTATCCTGAACTCGACCTCGTCCACAAGTGGAAGATCCGGATTCCAGTACTCGTTGAATTTTGCGATTACCACCCGCTGTCCCGGCTGGTACGCGACAAACTTAAACGGGCCGGTCCCTATGGGGTTTCTTTCGTGATCAGGGTTGTCTGCGGGAATTATCGCGTTTATGAACTTATCGAGGAAGTCTGTGTTCAGAGTGTTCAGAGTGATCTCAACGGTTCTATCACCTATGGCTTCGATTTTGGATACGAACTTCTCGAAATCCGAAGAAAGTCCCCTGACTTCACCGCTCCCCTTCAACCTATTCAAAGAGTATAGAACATCGTTCATGGTAACCTCTTTGCCATTGTGAAACTTGACTCCCTCTCTGAGTTTGAAAGTGTACACGAGGCCATCGGGAGAGATGGAGTAACTCTCGGCAATGGCCGGAATCACGTTCCCCTTAGAATCGGGTTTCAGGAGACCTTCAAAAACGTTGAACATCATCTCGTACGTTCCCGAAGCCGCTGCCCTGTGAGGATCGAGAAAGTCTGGGTCCTGCATGACGGCAACGACTATCCTCTCGGTCGAGAACACGCTTAAGGCGGCCAAAAAGATAATCAAAAGTGAAAGAATTCTTCTCATATACTATCCTCCTTTTGGAGTTAGTTCATCGTGTATCTCCCTTTCATACAGTTGCTGCCTATATATTACCGGATATTCTTTTTTCCAGTTATAAATACCTGTGTTTCACTCAACAACCTTCGTTCTTACAGACATTATCATAAACCGGGCAGATTGACCACAGAAAATCCCGCTGTTGCCATAAATGAACCCGCTCGCCACGGTATTTAGAATCGCTTCGTGATGCCAGCTTGTTATACGGCATGACGGGAAGAAAGAAGGACTGTCATTCCGTAGTGCCTACGTCCTGTCATCCCGTAATGCTAACCCTCATGTCATCCCGTAGTGATCCTATACGGGATCTCATCTCTTCTCGTCCTATAGAAACGATAATTTATATCGGCTTAACATTTGACAAGAGATAAGGCTGTATAATAAATGTGAAAGAAATCACAATAGGAGGTATAAAATATGCCAGATGCCAATTTTAGAGTAAGAGCGATATCGGAAAGCCCCGCGAGGGTTTCAGTGAAAGCCAGGAGCTTTAACATGATAGTGGACGAACCGCCAAACCTGGGTGGGGAGGACAGGGGAGCCAACCCTGTAGAGTACGTACTGGCCGCCCTGGCCGGCTGTCTCAACGTGGTAGGTCATATAGTGGCTGGAGAGATGGGCTTTTCTATAAAGAGACTCGAGATAGATGTCTCCGGTCCGCTGAATGCGGCCAGGCTTATGGGTAAATCCCAGGACGACAGAGCCGGATTCAAAGAGATAAAGGCTACCATGAAAGTCGATAGCGACGCCGACGAAGAAACCCTGGAGAGATGGGTAAAAGTGGTCGAAGATCGCTGTCCTGTATCCGACAACCTTTCGAACGAGACTCCACTCAGCGTAAAAGTCTCGACCATTAACGAAGCGGTGGCCAGATAGGTGAACAGAAAAAAAGAGACTCCCGATCGGGAGTCTCTTTTTACATTACTGGTGAGAAATTAACCGGTCCGGCAAGCTCCTTGTCTCCGCTTGAATCGTAAAAGAGTAGGGCGGCGTTCTCGAAGGCCGGTTCCCA
This portion of the Mesotoga infera genome encodes:
- a CDS encoding ABC transporter permease, whose translation is MYIYLRKLFAMLATVFLVSMITFVTFEIIPGDPVLARLGVDADEAKIRALSEELGLDEPLSKRFFGWITGLFTGDLGQSIRYSRPVSELILDRLPVTLSLALISMALIVIIGVPLGILSARYGDRLPGILISIISQIGMAVPSFWTGIILMYIFGLTLRWVSPGGYTPWSVDPVEAFKSLLLPAVAIALPLIAAVIRYTRNTVMEQMKNDYVRLAFSKGLKMNAVLFRHVLKNALIPVITVLGMITANILSGSIVIEQVFTLPGVGRLLINAISVRDLPLVQGMVLYISLVIVVTNFLIDIVYTLIDPRIKLR
- a CDS encoding ABC transporter substrate-binding protein, with the protein product MRRILSLLIIFLAALSVFSTERIVVAVMQDPDFLDPHRAAASGTYEMMFNVFEGLLKPDSKGNVIPAIAESYSISPDGLVYTFKLREGVKFHNGKEVTMNDVLYSLNRLKGSGEVRGLSSDFEKFVSKIEAIGDRTVEITLNTLNTDFLDKFINAIIPADNPDHERNPIGTGPFKFVAYQPGQRVVIAKFNEYWNPDLPLVDEVEFRIIPDNQAALMSFMAGEVQMLPRLDAIQADILMDRYNLISAEQNMVQLMAMNLAREPFDDLKVRKAINLAIDKEEIIEIVANGYGTALGSNMSPIMERYYQEGLEDYYKTDVVAAKSLLAQAGYPEGFKTKITVPSNYQFHVDTAQVIVEQLKKVGITAEIELIEWSIWLDRVYTGRDYEMTIVGLTGKLSAYDILKRYLSDYPRNFYNYFNPRYDELVNSAIKQTDIDKKAALFKQAQVLLTEEAVAVYIMDPNFIVALAPNLFGYNVYPLYVQDMSTLYYK
- a CDS encoding OsmC family protein, with the translated sequence MPDANFRVRAISESPARVSVKARSFNMIVDEPPNLGGEDRGANPVEYVLAALAGCLNVVGHIVAGEMGFSIKRLEIDVSGPLNAARLMGKSQDDRAGFKEIKATMKVDSDADEETLERWVKVVEDRCPVSDNLSNETPLSVKVSTINEAVAR